From Apium graveolens cultivar Ventura chromosome 9, ASM990537v1, whole genome shotgun sequence, the proteins below share one genomic window:
- the LOC141687246 gene encoding uncharacterized protein LOC141687246, with the protein MTIQESWRGRRSRLKKAHYSRYDNDQDRLENRLDDVPLETFKALLEYWGDETVQERARKNVESRRQVVDTHTAGPRSFSQVKHKMDKIKKNLNTSRKGVDKLITDGKSHDSSWLVGRAVNPSNIYAAGPIETYVQDRTRKIRESLVEEVEVKVNEKVQTEVDTQVNRKVQENLIYVLQKLGEADPNIKIDLGELCATISSDNDNGTPMIGGASS; encoded by the exons ATGACAATTCAAGAATCTTGGAGGGGGCGTAGGAGTCGCTTGAAGAAGGCACATTATTCTCGTTATGACAATGATCAGGATAGGCTGGAAAATAGGCTTGACGATGTTCCACTTGAGACTTTTAAGGCCCTCTTGGAGTATTGGGGGGATGAAACTGTTCAG GAAAGGGCTAGAAAAAATGTTGAGAGTCGTCGTCAAGTAGTTGACACGCATACTGCTGGCCCTAGAAGTTTTTCACAAGTAAAACACAAAATG GATAAGATTAAAAAGAATCTCAACACATCAAGAAAGGGTGTTGACAAACTGATCACAGATGGAAAATCACATGATTCATCTTGGCTGGTAGGGAGAGCTGTAAATCCATCCAATATTTATGCTGCTGGTCCAATAGAGACATATGTGCAGGATCGCACAAGAAAGATACGGGAAAGTCTGGTTGAAGAAGTGGAGGTGAAAGTGAACGAAAAAGTACAAACAGAGGTTGATACACAGGTTAACAGAAAGGTCCAGGAGAACTTGATCTATGTGCTTCAAAAATTAGGTGAAGCAGACCCAAATATCAAGATTGATCTTGGGGAGCTCTGTGCCACCATCTCGAGTGACAATGATAATGGCACTCCTATGATTGGTGGAGCCAGCTCTTAG